From Mesobacillus boroniphilus, the proteins below share one genomic window:
- a CDS encoding response regulator transcription factor — translation MKTILIVEDEKTISRVLAVYLKHEGYEVVQAFDGSEGLTLFTEHKPDLVLLDVMLPGMDGWDILKEIRKISPCPVIMLTALGDIDYRLKGLNQGADDYISKPFIGEEVVARVNAVLRRSSQVFETENMKQFGSLIINMDSHVVTVGGEKVVLTPKDLSLLIFLAERPNRTFTREDLIENVWGMDYDGSDRAVDLSIKRIRQSLAGWSSSQGEIRTLRGLGYQFSVYEK, via the coding sequence ATGAAGACCATTTTAATCGTAGAAGATGAAAAAACGATTTCGAGAGTGTTGGCGGTTTACTTGAAGCATGAAGGCTATGAGGTTGTACAGGCCTTTGATGGTAGCGAAGGTTTGACATTATTCACTGAGCACAAGCCGGATCTTGTTCTGCTGGATGTCATGCTGCCAGGAATGGACGGCTGGGATATTTTAAAGGAAATCCGCAAAATCAGTCCCTGTCCTGTCATCATGCTGACTGCCCTCGGAGATATCGACTACCGTCTGAAAGGTTTGAATCAGGGAGCGGATGATTACATCTCCAAGCCGTTCATTGGTGAAGAAGTGGTTGCCAGGGTAAATGCCGTACTGCGCCGTTCTTCCCAAGTATTCGAAACGGAAAACATGAAACAGTTTGGCAGTCTCATAATCAACATGGATTCCCATGTGGTAACGGTTGGTGGCGAGAAAGTCGTCTTAACCCCCAAAGACCTTAGTTTGCTGATTTTTTTAGCAGAAAGGCCAAATCGAACTTTTACACGAGAAGACTTGATCGAAAATGTGTGGGGGATGGACTATGACGGGAGTGACCGCGCAGTGGACCTATCGATAAAAAGAATCCGTCAATCACTGGCGGGCTGGTCCTCTTCACAGGGGGAAATCAGGACACTAAGAGGATTGGGGTATCAGTTCAGTGTTTACGAAAAATAA
- a CDS encoding DUF4352 domain-containing protein: MTNNKLGNCKICGKEIAKGVKKCPHCGKDQRSFFGRHKILSFIGILMLFVIVGTALGGGEEASNEGGSAATASAPAKEEKLYKVGEAVPADKVEITVTKFEEKDQVGNEFVNKAVSEGGTFVAIQYKIKNSSKKPVGMFDYPSVRLVDEEGIEYDSDIDASSNYALETNVDNAKIASDLNPGITVTDTKVFEVSKENFDAGIWFIKVGDERIQLK; the protein is encoded by the coding sequence ATGACTAACAATAAATTGGGTAACTGCAAGATTTGTGGTAAAGAAATCGCAAAAGGTGTGAAGAAATGCCCTCATTGCGGGAAAGACCAGCGCAGCTTTTTCGGGCGACATAAAATTCTGAGTTTCATTGGTATATTGATGCTTTTTGTAATCGTCGGTACAGCACTTGGCGGCGGAGAAGAAGCAAGCAATGAAGGTGGTTCTGCTGCAACAGCATCTGCACCGGCCAAAGAAGAAAAATTATATAAAGTAGGAGAAGCTGTTCCAGCTGATAAGGTTGAAATCACTGTTACAAAGTTTGAAGAAAAAGATCAGGTTGGCAATGAATTCGTCAACAAAGCAGTATCTGAAGGTGGTACTTTCGTAGCAATCCAATACAAAATCAAGAACAGTTCCAAGAAGCCGGTCGGAATGTTTGATTATCCGAGCGTCAGACTGGTGGATGAAGAAGGAATAGAGTACGATTCCGATATTGATGCATCTTCTAACTACGCACTTGAGACAAATGTAGACAATGCTAAGATTGCGAGTGATTTAAACCCTGGAATTACCGTTACAGATACGAAGGTATTTGAGGTATCTAAAGAAAACTTTGATGCAGGAATATGGTTTATCAAGGTTGGGGATGAAAGAATTCAGTTGAAGTAA
- a CDS encoding DUF3896 family protein, whose product MNYQEVKSQLEALQMQLANKMQNPNLSIDEKTELLNAIANYDYIIELTCMNHFERGKAIQ is encoded by the coding sequence ATGAACTATCAAGAAGTAAAATCACAATTAGAAGCTTTGCAGATGCAATTGGCGAATAAAATGCAGAATCCAAACCTGTCTATAGATGAAAAAACTGAACTTCTGAATGCAATTGCTAACTACGATTATATTATCGAACTGACTTGCATGAACCATTTTGAGCGAGGAAAAGCCATACAATAA
- a CDS encoding ATP-binding protein gives MFTKNKKQVTLLRYWTTRYLLTLIVGLLLLGAGSMWWIKQTTLENRLNLMEYLAVETADRFGQSIGNNDYGRLDRRLEDRARLLQMENQPQLFITDLEGNILNTGPMHGGGGPRHISGKVPQEIIAMEDSIKRVSENGTEIYSAKAPILIDDLQTGWVVVMQSADELADVDQEYRLLLILLLGLGLLGWVVIYLLTKRILKPIQDVARAASQVREGDYDINLDSGQKELEISELVTSFKEMTSRLIQLEQMRAELLAGVTHDLKTPVTSISGLVQAVRDGIVTGEERQEFLDITLKEIQRLQTMISDLVEFNSLAAGAFTIRTENCNMNKLVEEIGRQWQVTQNESVNLKVITPGHTIQAMTDPLRLQQILINLLNNSYQALGYGGSISLILSEGRIDVKDTGSGIPEEEQALVFERFFRGEKKKLKVRGLGLGLPFSKMLARSLGADLILKESSQQGTTFSIVWDHIK, from the coding sequence GTGTTTACGAAAAATAAAAAGCAAGTTACCTTGTTGAGATATTGGACAACCAGATATCTTCTAACCCTGATAGTCGGGCTTCTTTTGCTCGGTGCTGGTTCCATGTGGTGGATCAAGCAGACGACGCTAGAGAACCGGTTGAATTTAATGGAATATCTTGCGGTCGAAACGGCGGACCGATTTGGACAGTCCATCGGGAATAACGATTATGGTCGTCTTGACCGCAGGCTTGAAGATAGGGCCAGGCTTCTGCAGATGGAGAATCAGCCCCAGCTTTTCATAACCGATCTGGAAGGAAACATTCTGAATACGGGCCCCATGCACGGAGGAGGCGGTCCACGCCATATTTCAGGAAAGGTTCCCCAAGAAATCATTGCGATGGAAGACTCCATTAAGAGAGTCTCTGAGAATGGAACAGAAATTTACTCTGCAAAGGCTCCAATTTTGATAGACGATCTACAGACTGGCTGGGTTGTGGTCATGCAAAGCGCTGATGAATTGGCGGATGTAGACCAGGAATACCGTTTGTTACTCATTTTACTGCTCGGACTTGGTTTGCTTGGCTGGGTTGTTATCTATCTACTAACGAAGAGAATCCTGAAACCAATCCAAGATGTAGCGCGGGCAGCGTCACAGGTGCGTGAAGGGGATTATGACATCAATCTAGATTCCGGCCAAAAGGAACTTGAAATATCCGAACTTGTTACTTCTTTTAAAGAAATGACCAGCCGTTTGATCCAGCTGGAGCAAATGCGTGCCGAGCTGCTGGCAGGCGTAACACATGATTTGAAAACGCCTGTAACCTCGATCAGTGGTCTCGTCCAGGCTGTAAGGGACGGTATTGTAACTGGGGAGGAGCGCCAGGAATTTCTGGACATCACCCTAAAAGAAATCCAGAGATTGCAAACAATGATTTCTGACTTGGTGGAATTCAACTCACTGGCAGCGGGTGCCTTCACGATCAGGACAGAGAATTGTAATATGAACAAACTCGTTGAAGAGATTGGGAGGCAGTGGCAGGTCACGCAAAATGAATCCGTTAATCTAAAGGTCATCACTCCAGGCCATACCATACAGGCTATGACGGATCCATTACGGTTGCAGCAAATCCTGATCAACCTATTGAACAACTCCTATCAGGCTCTCGGTTATGGTGGTTCGATATCCCTCATACTTTCAGAGGGTAGAATTGATGTAAAAGATACAGGTTCAGGCATTCCAGAAGAAGAGCAGGCACTGGTGTTTGAGCGTTTCTTCCGAGGCGAGAAGAAAAAGCTCAAGGTAAGGGGACTTGGACTTGGACTTCCTTTTAGCAAAATGCTTGCCCGGTCCTTGGGGGCCGACTTGATTTTAAAGGAGAGCAGTCAACAGGGAACGACATTCTCCATTGTGTGGGATCACATAAAGTAG
- a CDS encoding vWA domain-containing protein, with product MNNNLTEIIFLLDRSGSMAGLESDTVGGFNAFVKKQSELEGETILTTVLFDDEYEVLWNGIDAREAKLTEEEYYVRGMTALLDAVGKTILDVGYRLAKTKEDRRPGKIIFVITTDGMENASSEFTYGKVKELIRHQQEKYNWEFIFMGANIDVAKEADSLGINVENSFKFEASEKGIENMYEMVSESIMEKRLK from the coding sequence ATGAACAACAATTTAACGGAAATCATTTTTTTGCTAGACCGGAGTGGCTCGATGGCAGGATTGGAGAGCGACACAGTTGGCGGCTTCAATGCTTTTGTGAAAAAACAGTCGGAACTGGAAGGTGAAACAATACTGACAACGGTGCTTTTTGATGATGAATATGAGGTGCTTTGGAACGGAATTGATGCAAGGGAGGCGAAGCTGACTGAAGAGGAGTACTATGTCCGCGGGATGACTGCACTTTTGGATGCCGTGGGAAAGACGATCCTCGATGTTGGCTACCGCCTAGCCAAAACAAAGGAAGATCGCAGGCCAGGCAAGATTATTTTCGTGATCACGACAGATGGTATGGAGAACGCGAGCAGTGAGTTCACATATGGAAAAGTAAAGGAACTGATCCGGCACCAGCAGGAAAAGTACAACTGGGAATTCATCTTCATGGGTGCCAATATCGACGTCGCCAAAGAAGCCGACAGCCTCGGAATCAATGTTGAGAATTCTTTTAAATTCGAAGCCTCTGAGAAAGGCATTGAAAACATGTATGAAATGGTTTCGGAATCCATTATGGAAAAAAGATTGAAGTGA